In Parasegetibacter sp. NRK P23, the genomic stretch CCGCCGTTACAAAGCAAACTGTGCCGCCAGGATGGAGAACGGAGAAAACACACATGGAGATCATACATCGGCCATCCGCCAGGTATTGAGCCGGGCAAAAATGGCCGCCAGCAGGTAGATCAGTAAAGGAGTTTGTAGGAGAAGGAAGCGTTGTATTGGGGTTCAGTATCGAATACTACTGAACTTTTCACTGAATCGAGCCGGAGGTTGTTGATGAAGTAAGTATTGGTAACGGTCTTCTCCAGCACCTCCGGTTGTCCCGGATTAATCCTTGTGGTACGTATAATGGCTGGAAGGCGCTGTGCATTACGCAGGACGGGATAATTGTAGAGCGTATAATTTTCGTTTAATCCGATTGCCACGAAAACCCAGGGATTGAAGCGGTGCTGAGCGGAATAAGCGTCCACATATGTATTGATGACGGCCGAGCCGGATTGTGTCGTGATTTTTGAAGGAAGGCCCTCCGCATTATATAAATAAGTGGATGAAGCCTTTAAGGTTTGTCCACCTTCATGAATATCGTAGTACAATAACCTCGAAAGCCTTTTCTTATTATCGTATTCATACTCCAATTTATATGAATCGGGTAATGTGGGATGAATGGACGCATTTATAATTGAAGTAAGTAAGTCACCGGTGTAATAAAATTTGTTCGTGTAGAGCGAGTGCCCTGTGTTTACCTCTGTTACGCGTTTGTTGATATGCGTATAGGTATTCAATGATGAGATGGTTCCCTGTAAAGAGGCTATTTGCCGGATTGTACTGTCTGAATTGTACTCATATTGCGAAACCAAGCCAACATTCCATTCTATTTTGCGGAGCAAAGACATTGGTTTTTCCTGGTTGGAAGGCGAATCATTTTTCCGGCAGGAAATGAAAGCGGAAGACACCAGTAAAACTACGATCGTGATTTTACGCAGCTGATACATAGGAATGATTTTCCGTAAAAATAAAATGAACCGTTCAGCGCTATGCCACATGAAAATGTGGAGTATTAAACTGAAGTAATCGTGTAAACCACATGTATATGTGACCTGATAACATTCCTGCAAAAACATTTACCACAAAGTGGTATTTCAGGGTCGGAATGGTACGACTACCTTTACTTTATGCTCATGTGACAATAAACATCATTCTCAGCAGTTAGTTTTGGTTGAAAACCCCGTCATTCCTGGCGGGGTTCTTTCTTTTAAATTGCCTAGATTTGAGTTCCAACCGAAACACATGCGTAAAACTATATTCCTTGCGGGCGCATTCGTCCTGCTTTCCCCTGTTATCTATTCCCAGCAAACTCAAAAACCAGTACTACACGGTAAAAACTGGATGGCCATTACCGGTAAACCGCTCGCCGCCACAGCGGGATCGATGGTATTCCAACAGGGCGGAAACGCTGTGGACGCGGCCTGTGCCATGCTGGCCGCTACCTGCACCATGTGGGACGTACTGAGTTGGGGCGGAGAAACACAGGCGCTTATTTACAACCCCAAAACAGGCAAGGTAATCGGCATCAACGCGCTGGGCCTGGCACCTACGGGAGCAACACCAGCTTTTTTTCAATCCAAAGGTCTTGAGTTCCCGCCCGAATATGGTCCGCTGGCAGCCGTAACACCAGGCACACCGGGCGGCATCTGTTATATGCTGGCTGAATACGGGACCATGACACTCGAAAAAGTGCTGGCTCCTGCTATGGAACTGGCCGCCGGATACCCGATAGACGCGCAAACCGCCAACAGCATGGAGCGGAACAAAGCGCGGATCAAAGAATGGCCCTATTCCGCGAAAGTATTCCTTCCCCATGCAGGCGAACAAAGGGAAGCGCCACGGCCAGGAGAAATCTTCGTTCAAAAAGACCTGCTGCTGACCCTGCAAAAAATGGTAGCGGCAGAAAAAGAAGCCCTGCAAAAAGGAAAATCCAGGAAAGAAGCTATCTACGCGGCTTACAACCGTTTTTACAAAGGCGATATCGCCGAAGAATTTGTACGCGGTTCCAAAGAACAGGGCGGCCTCATTACCATGAACGATCTCGCCAACTGGAAAGTAATCGAAGAAACACCGCTGCAAACGAACTACAAAGGCATCGAGGTATTCAAACTCCGCGAATGGACACAAGGCCCGGCCTTGCTGCAGGCCCTCAATATCCTGGAACGCTTCGACCTTAAAAAGATGGGCTACAATTCCACCGAGTACATCCATACCGTTTACCAGGCAATGAATCTCGCTTTTGCGGACCGCGATTTTTATTATGGCGATCCGTATTTTACGCCAGAGGAACCGATTAAAGGACTGCTCTCCAAAGCTTACGCCCAGCAACGTGCGGCGGAGATATGGAAAGAAAAGAACAATCCCAACGCGGGCCCGGGTGATCCCTACCCTTTTGAGGGAAAGAAGAACCCCTACCTGGAACTGCTCAAAAAAAGAGGTTACCTGCTAGATACCAGCGCCACCAGAAAGCCCGGCAACTTTGTTCCCGCGCATGATGCCCGCGGACAGGAGGCATACAACGTTCCCGACAACGAATACATGGACCGCCTCTGGCGCGGCACCACCTCCGTGGAAGCGGCAGACAAAGAAGGTTGGGTGGTTTCCATTACGCCCAGCGGCGGATGGCTCCCCGCCTGCATTGCTGGCAACACGGGCGTGGGCATGAGCCAGCGGCTCCAGAGTTTTGTACTGGATTCAGCGCTCAACCCTTTTAATGTGGTGGCTCCTGGAAAGCGGCCCCGCGTAACACTTACGCCAACGCTCGCCCTGAAGAACGGCAAACCGTTTTTGTCTTTCGCCGTACAGGGAGGCGATACGCAGGACCAGAACCTGCTGCAATTCTTCCTTAACGTGGTGGAATTCGGGATGAATGTGCAACAAGCTGCCGAAGCGGCGAACATCAATTCCAACCAGCTTTGGCTCTCGCTGGGCGGCACCAAAACAGCGGATCGTCAGCCCAAACCGGGGCATCTGCTGCTGCACCAGCGCACACCGGAAAATGTGCGCGAAGCGCTCCGCAAAATGGGTTATACCCTGAGTTTCGACGACCGCACCAGCGGCCCCATCAACGCGATCTTCTTCGACTGGCAGCATGGCTCCTTCTGGGGCGGGAGTTCCAACCACGGAGAAGACTACGGCATCGGATGGTGATCCCGTTCAGGTGGCTTTTTGTCCGTTTCACCCTTCCGGTTTTGCCGGGAGCATTGCCGCGGCCTACCTTTGCACCATGAATGGATTCCTCCGCAAATGGCATCTCGTTCCCGGCCTCACCATTTCATTCAGTCTGGCTGTGATCGTCTCGCTCCGTAAGCTCTACCGCACGGAGGATGTACCCGTTCAGCAGGCCGTATTTCAGATTGGCGGCGCATTCCTCTTCACCCTCTCCTGCTGGTTCACCCACCACTACATTCACCGTACACATTTCAGGTACCGATTGCTGAACCGTCCGGGTATTAAAGTGGCGATGGCGCTTTTTGTAAGCGTATTGCTATCGGCGTTCCTGGCCCCGTTCATACTGGATCGCGACGTGAAACATCCTTACTTCGCCATATTGGTCAGGAGCCTTGTTTTGGGCGGGTTCCAGTATTTTATGGTCTACTACATCACGGTGCTGGAAGTGTCGCACCAATCCAAACTGGAAATCGAAAAACTGAAACATGAGAATGTACGTGCGCGTTTGCAATCGCTTACCCAACAGGTGAGTCCGCATTTCCTTTTCAATTCCCTGAGTACCTTGCGCACCATGGTACAGGACCCATTGTCGCGCAATTACATCTCGCAACTGGCGCAGGTTTACCGTTACCTGTTGAACCACAAACAACAGGAACTGGCCACGGTAACAGAAGAGCTGCAGTTCCTGGAAGCTTACGCGTATATCCTGAAAGAAAGATTTGAAGATGCCCTCCGCATCAAAATTCATCCTGAACATATTTCTACTTATAAAAAGATACCCCCTATTTCATTGCAGTTGCTCCTCGAAAACGCGGTGAAACACAATGTGGTTTCCAAAGAAGATCCGCTCACTATTCATATTTACGAGGAAGAGGATTTCCTATCGGTGGAGAACAACCGCCAACCGAGGCGATCGGTGGAAGAAAGCAGCTCCGGCAAAGGATTGCAGAACATTGATGAAAGGTGCAGGCTGTTGTGCGGAAGAGGAATCGTAATTTATGCGGATGATACGGTATTCAAAGTTAAAATTCCCCTGGCATGATGCAGGTATTGATATTGGAAGATGAAAGCAAGAGCGGACTGGAACTGAAACGCATGGTAGAAACCTTGCGTCCGGATATGAAAGTGGTGGAAATCGCACCTTCAGTGAAAGCAGGCTTGCGCTGGCTGAAAGAACATACGCCCGGCCTGATTTTCGCGGACATACAACTGGGTGACGGGCTCAGCTTTGATATTTTCCGGGAACTGAACGTGGAAGTGCCCGTTATTTTTTGCACGGCCTACGATGAATACGCCATACGCGCCTTTGAAGCCAACGGTATCGACTACCTGCTGAAACCTATGGATGAAGAGAAACTGAAGAAGAGCCTTCAGAAGTTTGATGTGCTCCAAACCTGGTTCTCCGCAGCGAAGATGCAAAACCTGCTTCGGGACATGCACACCCCTTACAAGACAACCTTACTGGTTCATTTCCAGGAAAAGATCATCCCGGTGAAAGCAGTTGATATCGCCTATATCTACGCTTCATCGGGTCAGACAAGCGTAACTACTTTAACCGGAGACGCCTACACCATCAACAGTACGCTGGAGGAACTGGAGCAATCCCTTTCGTCCGCACAGTTCTACAGGATCAACCGGCAGTTCCTCGTGAACCGTGGCGCCATCAAAGGCATCGAACACTATTTCACCCGCCGATTACATATTAAATTAACCGTAAATACACCTGAAACACTATTGGTGAGCAAACAAAAAGCGCCTGAGTTCCTTAAATGGATGGAAACCACCTGAAATTCATGGTCGTTTTTGTCCGCTTCAATTGTTTTAACCTTTTTACAACACTATCTGTTGTACATCTTTGCAAAAATCTAAACTGCATGAAACATACCCGCCTTTTATATCAACCTTTCAGCACCCATTCCAACAAATAAACATCCATGAAAAAAATCTTACCGTTCTTTATCCTTCTGTTCACTATCAGTATCGCTCATGCGCAGAAGAAGTTCAGCGTCAGCGGCACCATCCGTTCCGAGGCAAAAGGAGAAACCATCATCGGCGCGAGCATCCGGATCAATGGTGCATCCGCTGGCGCTACCAGCAACGAATACGGGTTCTATTCCATCCTGCTTCCCGAAGGCAATTACGAACTGATCGTTTCCGCCGTGGGTATGGTGGAAAAGAAAATCAATGTAGCATTGAACAGCCCTGTTACCCTGAACATTGAACTGGAAACAGCGCCAACGGCCCTCGATGAAGTGGTGGTGCGCGCCTCCTCCACCCGCCGCAGCCTGAAACAACCCCAAATGGGCATGGAACGCATCAATACCCAGGAGATCAGGAACATCCCCGTATTGCTCGGCGAACGCGACGCGTTGAAAGTATTGCAATTGCTTCCGGGCATAAAATCAGCGGGAGACGGTAACAGCGGCTTCTACGTTCGTGGCGGCGCGGCCGACCAGAACCTGATATTACTGGATGAAGCCACCGTGTACAACGCCTCCCACCTTCTTGGCTTCTTCTCCACCTTCAATTCCGACGCCATCAAAGACGTGACCGTTTACAAAGGTGGAATGCCCGCCCAATACGGCGGACGCCTTTCTTCCGTATTGGATATTAAAATGAACGACGGCAACAATAAAGATTATTCCGTAAGCGGCGGCGTTGGGCTGATATCCGCAAAACTCAATGTGGAAGGCCCTATTCAGAAAGACAAATCCTCTTTCCTGCTGAGTGGAAGAAGAACCTACGTGGATATGTTCCTCAAACTTTCACCCGATTCCACCATCAACAACAACACGCTTTACTTCTACGACCTGAACGCTAAAATGAACTATACGCTCGGGAAAAAGGACAGGCTCTTCCTTTCAGGTTATTTCGGCCGCGATAAACTGGCCGCAGGCGATAACTTCGGGCTCAGTTGGGGAAACGCCACCGCCACCCTCCGCTGGAACCATATCTTCCACCCGAGATTGTTCTCCAACACCTCATTCATCTTCAGTAATTACGATTACCTCATCAACATCAGAACGGGCGCGAACAACCTCGATATCCTCTCCGATATCCGCGATTATAACCTCAAACAGGAGTTCCAATGGAACGCGGGCAGCAACCACCAGGTGCGGTTCGGACTCAACTCCGTGCACCATACCATCCGTCCGGGAGAAGTGCGTCCCGGAGAAGGCAGCTCCGTGAACTTCAGCAAACTCCAGGACCGGCTATCGTGGGAGAACGCGCTTTTCGCCGGAGATGCCTGGAAAATATCCGACAAAGTGCAATTGGGCTACGGTATCCGTTTAACAGCCTTCAGTATCCTGGGTAAAGGAGATTTCTACGCCATCGACCAGCAAGGCAATGTAACCGATACATTCTCGTACAAGAAAGGTGATTTCGTGAAGACTTATTTCAATCCTGAACCACGGGTTTCCATCAGCTACAGCACAGGAGAAAGTTCTTCCGTAAAAGCTTCTTATGTGCGGAACGTTCAGAACCTGCACCTGCTTTCGAACTCAGTATCCTCCAACCCTACCGATAAATGGGTGGCCAGCACGAACATCATCAAACCCGAAATTTCCGATCAGGTAGCCCTCGGCTATTATAGAAATTTCGGTAACGGCGATTACGAACTCAGTACAGAAGTATATTACAAAGACCTTCAGAACCAGATTGATTACCGCGACGGGGCCGACATCTTCACCAACGAAGATGCCATCGAAAGCCAACTGCTCTTCGGAAAAGGCCGCGCCTACGGCATTGAGAACCTCCTCAAAAAAACAAGGGGACGGTTCACCGGCTGGATCAGCTATACACTTTCAAAAACAGAAAGAAAGATCGACGGCATCAACAACAACAACTGGTACAACGCCCGCCAGGACCGCACCCATGACATTGCACTTGTAGGCATGTACAAGCTGAACAACAAATGGAACCTCTCCGCCAACTGGGTGTATTATACCGGCGACGCCATCACCTTCCCCACCGGCAAATACCAGCTGGACGGGCAAACGATTTATTATTACAGTGAAAGGAATGGTTACCGGATGCCCGATTACCACCGCCTTGATCTGGGCGCGGTGTACACGCTCAAAAAAACGGAGAAAACGCTTTCCGAGCTGGCATTCAGTATTTACAACGCTTACGGAAGAGAGAACGCGTACACCATCACTTTCCGCGACAGCGAAACGGACCCCAACAAAACCGAAGCCGTACAAACGGCGCTCTTCAAATTCATTCCTTCCATTTCCTGGAACTTTAAATTCTGATCCCATGCGTAAACACATTCATTATATCGGCATCGCACTGCTGTTCTTCCTCACCTCCTGCGAAAAGGTCATCAACATCGATACCGCCGACGGCAGTGGTAAAATTGTAGTGGAAGGCGCGATCACCAACGAGTCGGGCACCTGTATGGTGCTGGTATCCACCACGAAGCAATTCAGCGAAAACAACGATTTCGCGGGGCTGAGCGGGGCAATCGTTACTGTTACCGAAGTGGGCGGCCCCACCACAACGCTTACCGAAACAGCACCAGGTGTATACCAGGCTCCTTCCCTGGCCGGAACCTCAGGAAAAACCTACCAGCTAAGGGTGGAAAGCAACGGGCAGGTCTTCACCTCCAGCAGCACCATGCCCGAACAGGTACCCCTGGATACGGCTTTCGCCAAAGAAGAGCAACTTTTCGGCGATACGCGTCTACTGGTGCAGGCGGAATACCAGGATCCGGCGGGCAAAAGGAATTACTACCGCTTTATTCAATACGTTAATGGCGTAAAAGAAAAAAGCATTTTCATCCGCGATGATGGATTTTCCGATGGGAACAAAGTAAAGTTTGTACTCCGCTTCTTCTCCGATGAAGATGAGGATGACCTGAAAGTGGGCGACAACATCCGCATCCAGATGCAGTGCATTGATGCTAACGTGCACAAGTACTGGTATAGCCTGGATCAGAGTGCTACGGGCGATAACCAGTCGGCGGCACCTTCAAACCCGGTGTCTAATATTTCAGGTGGGGCGCTGGGGTATTTCAGTGCGCATACGTTGCAGACGAGGGAGTTTGTTATTCAGTAGAGTTCCTCGCAAAGACGCAAGGTAGCCAGGACGCAAGGCCTCGTTTGTGTTTGGAGAACTTTCTTAAAAGGGGAAAATTTTATTGCTCGAAAGGATGAACTGCTTCGCGCCCCTGTGTTGTTTGTGTTTGGAGCGGTTTTCCGCGCACCTCGCAGTGAAAATTTCCCGATCCCGCAACCACAATTTCCGCATCGCGCAAGCCCTCTCCCTCGAAAATCAGCACATTTACAGAAAAAAAATGTGCAACCTTATCAAATGGTATTGCGATGAGAACGGCTATGTGTTTCAATGCGTGGACTGCAAGCATTTCCAGGTGTGCTTCGGCACGTCAATGCTTACGTTATCTGATGAAGAGTTTGGCTACTTCACGGCAGTAGTAGCCGATAGAACGGCGCATATCCCTGACTGTGCAGAGATGCCCTGCAAATGTATTGTACTGCCCACGCCTAGCCCCAACATCCAGTGTATACTAAACCGCACGGAACTGTTACAGTTGCACCAGATGCTGCAGGAATGCGATGTGGAAATAAGAACAGCTCAAATGGTGGCTCTGTTCAGGGAGCGGTAATTGTTTTGGGTATAATTTAACCAATAGCAGGGCACAAAATTTGGAAATAAACCTATTTTGGCCCGGCAAACAATTATATGAGGCAAATTCTACCACTGTTCATCTTACTCTTAGCAGTTTACCACACTTCAGCGCAAAACGCCAGGGGTAAAATGCGGGACTTCTCGGACAGTAGTGTGATTGCGGATGTGCTCGTGACCAATATAACCCTGAAAACAAAAGCCAGTTCAGACCGTTCAGGGAGCTTCTCCATTAGGGCGAACAGCTTTGATACCCTTATATTCTCTATTGCCGGATACACGCAGGATACATTGTTGGTGGACGATGATTTTTTTAAGCAGGAGATCGACATTTTCATCCGGAGAAAAGCCACTGAACTAAAAACAGTGGTGGTTCAGGCCGACCGGTACAGGCAGGACTCTCTGGAAGCGCGTGAAAGGTACAACCTGATTGCGGCAGATAAAGAAAAAGTGCTGATGAGAAACCACGGCAACGGGTTCGGTATTACGTTAAGTCCCTTTACCTATCTTTCTAAAAAGGAAAAAGACAAACGTCAATTGCTGAAAAGAGAAAAGCGGGAAGAAGAAGCCGCGTATGTAAACTACAGGTTCTCCCGGAGCAAAGTCATGCAACTGACCGGACTCAGCGGCGATTCACTTCAAACATTCCTGATCCGGTACCGCCCCAGCTACGAATTTTGCAAAAAAGCATCTGAAGAAGACATCACGCTCCACATCAATGCATCGCTGAAAGCGTTTTTACGGCGGGAAGAACAGGAAAAATAGCGTTTTTTCATCCAGTCATTCCCGTATTTTAACGGTACATTTACCGTTAAGCACTACAACTATGGTTGATTTGCAGATGCTCACACAAAAGAAACTCTCCATATCCATGCACCTGCTGGGATGGGTCTTGTTCATGAGTCTGCCTATTCTTTTTATGAGTGAGTGGTATAGGGGGGAAAGCATGTTCCAACTGGTGAAATCCCCCTATTACTGGTTGTTTTTCTCCTGCTACGCATTGGTTTTTTACCTTAATACCACAGTATTGTTTCCGCTGCTCTTCCTGGAGAAAAAATACTTTGGCTACAGCCTTGCTCTCCTTTTTCTATTTACGGGTATTTTACTGCTTAAACCTTTTGACAAGCTGGTTTCGGAAAAAATGTCGAGACAACAGGGCTTCGAAGAAAGCTCCGCAGAAGGACCACGACCCCATCCCGGAGAAAATCCGCCGCCGATGTGGCCACCGGAAGATAGAATACACGAGGACCGGCCGCCAGGGTTGGGCGCGGAAAATGGGGGGAAACCACCGGGCAGGATGAACCAGCGACGATTCGACATCATCAGTGTATTCCTCTATTTCT encodes the following:
- a CDS encoding gamma-glutamyltransferase family protein, with amino-acid sequence MRKTIFLAGAFVLLSPVIYSQQTQKPVLHGKNWMAITGKPLAATAGSMVFQQGGNAVDAACAMLAATCTMWDVLSWGGETQALIYNPKTGKVIGINALGLAPTGATPAFFQSKGLEFPPEYGPLAAVTPGTPGGICYMLAEYGTMTLEKVLAPAMELAAGYPIDAQTANSMERNKARIKEWPYSAKVFLPHAGEQREAPRPGEIFVQKDLLLTLQKMVAAEKEALQKGKSRKEAIYAAYNRFYKGDIAEEFVRGSKEQGGLITMNDLANWKVIEETPLQTNYKGIEVFKLREWTQGPALLQALNILERFDLKKMGYNSTEYIHTVYQAMNLAFADRDFYYGDPYFTPEEPIKGLLSKAYAQQRAAEIWKEKNNPNAGPGDPYPFEGKKNPYLELLKKRGYLLDTSATRKPGNFVPAHDARGQEAYNVPDNEYMDRLWRGTTSVEAADKEGWVVSITPSGGWLPACIAGNTGVGMSQRLQSFVLDSALNPFNVVAPGKRPRVTLTPTLALKNGKPFLSFAVQGGDTQDQNLLQFFLNVVEFGMNVQQAAEAANINSNQLWLSLGGTKTADRQPKPGHLLLHQRTPENVREALRKMGYTLSFDDRTSGPINAIFFDWQHGSFWGGSSNHGEDYGIGW
- a CDS encoding sensor histidine kinase, translating into MAPSGAGVPTTEKTTASDGDPVQVAFCPFHPSGFAGSIAAAYLCTMNGFLRKWHLVPGLTISFSLAVIVSLRKLYRTEDVPVQQAVFQIGGAFLFTLSCWFTHHYIHRTHFRYRLLNRPGIKVAMALFVSVLLSAFLAPFILDRDVKHPYFAILVRSLVLGGFQYFMVYYITVLEVSHQSKLEIEKLKHENVRARLQSLTQQVSPHFLFNSLSTLRTMVQDPLSRNYISQLAQVYRYLLNHKQQELATVTEELQFLEAYAYILKERFEDALRIKIHPEHISTYKKIPPISLQLLLENAVKHNVVSKEDPLTIHIYEEEDFLSVENNRQPRRSVEESSSGKGLQNIDERCRLLCGRGIVIYADDTVFKVKIPLA
- a CDS encoding LytTR family DNA-binding domain-containing protein yields the protein MMQVLILEDESKSGLELKRMVETLRPDMKVVEIAPSVKAGLRWLKEHTPGLIFADIQLGDGLSFDIFRELNVEVPVIFCTAYDEYAIRAFEANGIDYLLKPMDEEKLKKSLQKFDVLQTWFSAAKMQNLLRDMHTPYKTTLLVHFQEKIIPVKAVDIAYIYASSGQTSVTTLTGDAYTINSTLEELEQSLSSAQFYRINRQFLVNRGAIKGIEHYFTRRLHIKLTVNTPETLLVSKQKAPEFLKWMETT
- a CDS encoding TonB-dependent receptor, with the translated sequence MKKILPFFILLFTISIAHAQKKFSVSGTIRSEAKGETIIGASIRINGASAGATSNEYGFYSILLPEGNYELIVSAVGMVEKKINVALNSPVTLNIELETAPTALDEVVVRASSTRRSLKQPQMGMERINTQEIRNIPVLLGERDALKVLQLLPGIKSAGDGNSGFYVRGGAADQNLILLDEATVYNASHLLGFFSTFNSDAIKDVTVYKGGMPAQYGGRLSSVLDIKMNDGNNKDYSVSGGVGLISAKLNVEGPIQKDKSSFLLSGRRTYVDMFLKLSPDSTINNNTLYFYDLNAKMNYTLGKKDRLFLSGYFGRDKLAAGDNFGLSWGNATATLRWNHIFHPRLFSNTSFIFSNYDYLINIRTGANNLDILSDIRDYNLKQEFQWNAGSNHQVRFGLNSVHHTIRPGEVRPGEGSSVNFSKLQDRLSWENALFAGDAWKISDKVQLGYGIRLTAFSILGKGDFYAIDQQGNVTDTFSYKKGDFVKTYFNPEPRVSISYSTGESSSVKASYVRNVQNLHLLSNSVSSNPTDKWVASTNIIKPEISDQVALGYYRNFGNGDYELSTEVYYKDLQNQIDYRDGADIFTNEDAIESQLLFGKGRAYGIENLLKKTRGRFTGWISYTLSKTERKIDGINNNNWYNARQDRTHDIALVGMYKLNNKWNLSANWVYYTGDAITFPTGKYQLDGQTIYYYSERNGYRMPDYHRLDLGAVYTLKKTEKTLSELAFSIYNAYGRENAYTITFRDSETDPNKTEAVQTALFKFIPSISWNFKF
- a CDS encoding DUF4249 domain-containing protein, with amino-acid sequence MRKHIHYIGIALLFFLTSCEKVINIDTADGSGKIVVEGAITNESGTCMVLVSTTKQFSENNDFAGLSGAIVTVTEVGGPTTTLTETAPGVYQAPSLAGTSGKTYQLRVESNGQVFTSSSTMPEQVPLDTAFAKEEQLFGDTRLLVQAEYQDPAGKRNYYRFIQYVNGVKEKSIFIRDDGFSDGNKVKFVLRFFSDEDEDDLKVGDNIRIQMQCIDANVHKYWYSLDQSATGDNQSAAPSNPVSNISGGALGYFSAHTLQTREFVIQ
- a CDS encoding DUF6686 family protein: MNCFAPLCCLCLERFSAHLAVKISRSRNHNFRIAQALSLENQHIYRKKMCNLIKWYCDENGYVFQCVDCKHFQVCFGTSMLTLSDEEFGYFTAVVADRTAHIPDCAEMPCKCIVLPTPSPNIQCILNRTELLQLHQMLQECDVEIRTAQMVALFRER